From the genome of Haloterrigena sp. KLK7, one region includes:
- the nirK gene encoding copper-containing nitrite reductase: MTTTAANRRQFMAALGAAGTIAVAGCLGGDQPQGNSATTTPAPATDDEEGLPAAKAVDVDRIARDPTDVPPPVDWTQPREHDVTVRTERLVAEIEPGVTFEYMTFEGQVPGPMIRVREGDRVTLTFDVPEELNKVSHNMDFHAVYGPGGGAEATTIGPDDDTAEISFTADYPGVFIYHCAIPNMAAHISAGMFGAILVEPAEGLPEVDREFYLGQHELYTTGEVGEEGHHALDYDAMLAEEPTYVVFNGQPYGFTEDGVGPMQAETGETARVYFANGGPNLTSAVHPIGNVWSRYYRDGDLLTDPDRNIETAPVAPGTTTAGEMEFPVPGPVKLVDHALTRATQKGTLAAINVTGEPTRDLYDEEP; the protein is encoded by the coding sequence ATGACAACGACAGCAGCAAACCGACGGCAGTTCATGGCGGCACTGGGCGCGGCCGGCACCATCGCGGTGGCCGGCTGTCTCGGTGGCGACCAGCCCCAGGGGAACAGCGCGACGACCACCCCCGCCCCCGCGACCGACGATGAGGAGGGGCTGCCGGCGGCGAAAGCTGTCGACGTCGACCGGATCGCCCGGGACCCGACGGACGTGCCCCCGCCGGTCGACTGGACCCAGCCCCGCGAACACGACGTGACCGTCCGCACCGAGCGGCTGGTCGCCGAGATCGAGCCCGGGGTCACCTTCGAGTACATGACCTTCGAAGGGCAGGTTCCGGGGCCGATGATTCGGGTCCGGGAGGGCGACCGGGTCACCCTCACGTTCGACGTGCCCGAGGAGCTGAACAAGGTCTCGCACAACATGGACTTCCACGCGGTCTACGGGCCGGGCGGGGGCGCCGAAGCGACGACGATCGGCCCCGACGACGACACCGCCGAGATCAGCTTCACGGCCGACTACCCCGGGGTGTTCATCTACCACTGCGCGATCCCGAACATGGCCGCCCACATCAGCGCCGGCATGTTCGGTGCGATCCTCGTCGAACCCGCCGAGGGCCTCCCCGAGGTCGACCGCGAGTTCTACCTCGGCCAACACGAGCTCTACACCACCGGCGAGGTCGGCGAGGAGGGCCACCACGCCCTCGACTACGACGCGATGCTGGCCGAAGAGCCCACCTACGTCGTCTTCAACGGCCAGCCCTACGGCTTCACCGAGGACGGCGTCGGGCCCATGCAGGCCGAGACCGGTGAGACCGCCCGCGTGTACTTCGCCAACGGCGGCCCCAACCTCACCAGCGCCGTCCACCCCATCGGCAACGTCTGGAGCCGCTACTACCGCGACGGCGACCTCCTGACCGACCCCGACCGTAACATCGAGACCGCTCCCGTCGCGCCCGGCACCACCACCGCCGGCGAGATGGAGTTCCCCGTCCCCGGTCCCGTCAAGCTCGTCGACCACGCGCTGACCCGCGCCACCCAGAAGGGCACCCTCGCCGCGATCAACGTCACCGGCGAGCCCACCCGCGACCTCTACGACGAGGAACCGTGA
- the nrfD gene encoding NrfD/PsrC family molybdoenzyme membrane anchor subunit: protein MSTKTPRKADILRPIQNTSTKYFALAAVAGLAFALFVLGWLYQLYEGMAVTGLADWGSGGGVTWGVYIGAFIWWVGIAHGGIILSAAVRLLGMERYMPVARLAELLTIAGLSAAGFYILVHMGRPDRMVTSVLGHYHITIHNSPLVWDVTVITAYLVLTATYLSLTLRYDVSRLRDQLPDRFGPIYRFMTIGYTEREDEVIDRMVWWLALAIIIMAPLLLHGGVIPWLFAVIPTMPGWFGAVQGPQFLTIALTSAISGVILLSFAFRWAYDWDHIITDDIFRGLLLWLGFFCLLFLWLQLQQLVTGLFTAPVDVTHAAEGRIHQPLYALAMGLVATALAFIFAQTIRPTLFTKKRAVATGLMVLTGTLIEKILFVVEGFLHPTLDIYGAVPGEYFPSLIEIASLVGTVGMVTLFFLTVAKLFPVVELHAIEHLQEKQAPQEEPVIHDD, encoded by the coding sequence ATGAGTACGAAAACGCCGCGAAAGGCCGACATCCTGCGTCCGATACAGAACACGTCGACGAAGTACTTCGCGCTGGCCGCCGTCGCGGGACTGGCGTTCGCCCTGTTCGTCCTCGGGTGGTTATATCAGCTCTACGAGGGGATGGCCGTCACCGGCCTCGCGGACTGGGGCTCGGGCGGCGGCGTGACGTGGGGCGTCTACATCGGTGCGTTCATCTGGTGGGTCGGGATCGCGCACGGGGGAATCATCCTCTCGGCGGCCGTCCGGCTGCTCGGGATGGAACGCTACATGCCGGTCGCTCGCCTGGCCGAACTCCTGACGATCGCCGGGCTCTCGGCCGCCGGCTTCTACATCCTGGTCCACATGGGCCGTCCGGACCGGATGGTCACGAGCGTGCTCGGCCACTACCACATCACGATCCACAACTCGCCGCTGGTGTGGGACGTGACCGTCATCACCGCGTACCTCGTGTTGACGGCGACCTACCTCTCGCTGACGCTGCGGTACGACGTCAGCCGGCTGCGCGACCAGCTTCCGGATCGGTTCGGTCCGATCTACCGGTTCATGACGATCGGCTACACCGAACGCGAGGACGAGGTCATCGACCGGATGGTCTGGTGGCTCGCGCTCGCGATCATCATCATGGCCCCGCTGTTGCTCCACGGCGGCGTCATCCCATGGCTGTTCGCGGTGATTCCGACGATGCCCGGCTGGTTCGGCGCCGTTCAGGGCCCGCAGTTCCTCACCATCGCCCTCACCTCGGCGATCAGCGGCGTCATCCTGCTGTCCTTTGCCTTCCGCTGGGCCTACGACTGGGACCACATCATCACGGACGACATCTTCCGCGGACTGCTCCTCTGGCTGGGCTTCTTCTGTCTGCTCTTCCTCTGGCTGCAGCTCCAGCAACTCGTCACCGGCCTGTTCACGGCGCCCGTGGACGTGACCCACGCGGCCGAGGGACGGATTCACCAACCGCTCTACGCCCTCGCGATGGGTCTCGTCGCCACGGCGCTCGCGTTCATCTTCGCGCAGACGATCCGGCCGACGCTGTTCACCAAGAAGCGGGCCGTCGCCACCGGGCTCATGGTACTCACCGGTACGCTGATCGAGAAGATCCTGTTCGTCGTCGAGGGGTTCCTGCACCCGACCCTGGACATCTACGGCGCGGTGCCCGGCGAGTACTTCCCGAGTCTCATCGAGATCGCGTCGCTCGTCGGCACGGTCGGGATGGTGACCCTGTTTTTCCTCACGGTGGCCAAACTGTTCCCGGTCGTCGAACTCCACGCGATCGAACACCTTCAGGAGAAACAGGCGCCCCAGGAGGAGCCGGTGATTCACGACGACTGA
- a CDS encoding universal stress protein, producing MTVLVALDESDPGRAALEYALENHDEDDIVAVHVVDPNESGYGEAAHLGADGIREQRRERANELFETAREAANERNCEVETVLLTGQPAAAVLEYATDRAVDRIVVGSHGRSGISRVLLGSVAERIARRSPVPVTIVR from the coding sequence ATGACAGTCCTGGTCGCCCTCGACGAGTCTGATCCCGGCCGGGCGGCCCTCGAGTACGCGCTCGAGAACCACGACGAGGACGATATCGTCGCCGTCCACGTCGTCGATCCGAACGAGAGCGGCTACGGCGAGGCCGCCCACCTCGGCGCCGACGGGATCCGAGAGCAGCGCCGAGAGCGAGCGAACGAACTGTTCGAGACGGCCCGAGAGGCCGCGAACGAGCGGAACTGCGAGGTCGAGACGGTGCTCCTGACCGGCCAACCCGCGGCCGCCGTCCTCGAGTACGCGACCGACCGCGCGGTCGATCGAATCGTCGTCGGCAGCCACGGTCGATCGGGTATCTCGCGGGTCTTGCTCGGGAGCGTCGCGGAACGGATCGCCCGACGCTCACCCGTTCCGGTGACGATCGTTCGCTGA
- a CDS encoding digeranylgeranylglycerophospholipid reductase: MNNRYDVVIAGAGPAGGQCARDLVARGYDVVVLETESEEEFPRQSNKSTAGTFPSMMASFGIPDDVVMQYTDSVVLESPHDHYTQEQPGAVLEFADFKRYLVEDSREKGAEYLFDARVTAPITENGEIVGVRYNGDQEVYGDVVIDATGPAAPLAKKLDVVDLKRENHAIGIEYEFEGIDIDRPGFADLRDAMMLRLDHEIAPGGYSWIFHTGEDTAKVGLCYLQNEHHSRYAKDGHTVDDYLEHWLETDPRFANATRLEGKQHRGSAHLQLPERMHTDRFLAIGDTVPTVDPLWGEGINKCMQSGRVAAVAVDSCLKHGLEPTAENLEVYDTLWHRDVAPNQRKRLLMTQLLYLAPNERYDQFMNDLHRLDEETLAAANNGNVLAIAKLFDIDDAPLLARFAKQQLGLDRFL; this comes from the coding sequence ATGAACAACCGCTACGATGTGGTCATCGCCGGTGCCGGTCCGGCCGGGGGACAGTGCGCACGCGACCTCGTTGCCAGGGGCTACGACGTCGTAGTCCTCGAGACCGAGTCGGAAGAGGAGTTCCCGCGCCAGAGCAACAAGTCGACCGCGGGGACGTTCCCGTCGATGATGGCCTCCTTCGGCATCCCGGACGACGTCGTCATGCAGTACACCGACAGCGTCGTCCTCGAGTCGCCTCACGACCACTACACGCAGGAACAGCCCGGCGCCGTCCTCGAGTTCGCCGACTTCAAGCGCTATCTCGTCGAGGACAGCCGCGAGAAGGGCGCCGAGTACCTGTTCGACGCTCGCGTCACCGCCCCGATCACGGAGAACGGCGAGATCGTCGGCGTTCGGTACAACGGCGACCAGGAGGTCTACGGCGACGTCGTGATCGACGCGACGGGGCCCGCTGCGCCGCTGGCGAAGAAACTCGACGTCGTCGACCTGAAACGCGAGAACCACGCGATCGGCATCGAGTACGAGTTCGAGGGGATCGACATCGACCGCCCCGGCTTCGCCGACCTCCGCGACGCGATGATGCTCCGACTGGACCACGAGATCGCGCCCGGCGGCTACTCGTGGATCTTCCACACCGGCGAGGACACCGCCAAGGTCGGACTCTGTTACCTCCAGAACGAGCACCACAGTCGGTACGCCAAGGACGGACACACGGTCGACGACTACCTCGAGCACTGGCTCGAGACGGACCCCCGCTTCGCGAACGCGACGCGACTCGAGGGGAAACAACACCGAGGCTCGGCCCACCTCCAGCTGCCGGAACGGATGCACACCGACCGGTTCCTGGCCATCGGCGACACCGTCCCGACGGTCGACCCGCTGTGGGGCGAGGGGATCAACAAGTGCATGCAGTCCGGTCGCGTCGCGGCCGTCGCCGTCGATAGCTGTCTCAAACACGGCCTCGAGCCGACCGCCGAGAACCTCGAGGTGTACGATACCCTCTGGCACCGCGACGTCGCGCCGAACCAGCGCAAGCGACTGCTGATGACCCAACTGCTCTATCTCGCGCCGAACGAGCGCTACGACCAGTTCATGAACGACCTCCACCGGCTCGACGAGGAGACGCTCGCGGCGGCGAACAACGGAAACGTTCTCGCCATCGCGAAACTGTTCGATATCGACGACGCGCCGCTGCTCGCTCGCTTCGCGAAACAGCAACTCGGGCTCGATCGGTTCCTGTAG